The Oncorhynchus nerka isolate Pitt River linkage group LG9a, Oner_Uvic_2.0, whole genome shotgun sequence genome has a segment encoding these proteins:
- the ankrd34c gene encoding ankyrin repeat domain-containing protein 34C has protein sequence MMADILELRTDGNSLLKAVWLRRLRLTRLLLEGGAYINESNERGETPLMVACMSKHSDPQSVSKAKLVKYLLDNKADPNIQDKAGRTALMHACSQRAGHEVVSHLLTNGADPSLEDRSGASALVYAVNVDDKETLKVLLDACKAKGKEVIIITTDKSPSGTKTTKQYLNVPPSPELEDRCSPAFCTTPSDIELNTSPSPNSAEQHNTIFSFQTKLKSSSSTAAKLPNGPTSPTRRPANPKRARLPQLKRLQSEPWGLIAPSVLAAAHEESKRATSEEVVTGVNGLALSKRSTMSRQNSVDGKDVLFPQMSSSLSVPLTSKSAYERSLCQHQPLARRSTVPADQDSSSNSVPASLRDPVYRRRLGTDHYDSDSQLYSDSGMLDSPKVPLERRKLNTSPLAMLTSSRESLDSNASTSSPSTARRRAPGLLERRGSGTLLLDYISHTRPGHLPPLNVNPNPPIPDIGASSKPSSPLASGFISIAPVAPNSPKRGQLKSKKKLVRRHSMQVEQMKQLSAFEEL, from the coding sequence ATGATGGCAGACATACTGGAGCTGCGGACAGACGGGAATTCGCTTCTGAAAGCGGTATGGCTCAGACGCCTGCGGCTCACCAGGCTCCTGCTTGAGGGGGGTGCCTATATTAATGAGAGCAACGAGCGAGGAGAGACACCGCTCATGGTGGCCTGCATGTCCAAACACAGCGACCCGCAGAGTGTCAGCAAGGCAAAGCTGGTCAAGTACCTGCTGGATAATAAGGCTGACCCTAACATCCAGGACAAAGCAGGCCGGACAGCCCTGATGCACGCCTGTAGCCAGAGGGCGGGACATGAGGTGGTGTCCCACCTGTTGACCAATGGGGCTGACCCAAGTCTGGAAGACAGGAGCGGGGCTTCTGCTTTGGTCTATGCAGTCAATGTTGATGATAAGGAGACCCTAAAGGTTCTCCTAGATGCATGTAAGGCCAAGGGCAAAGAAGTAATCATTATCACCACAGACAAGTCACCCTCTGGCACCAAAACCACCAAGCAGTACCTTAATGTCCCCCCTTCCCCAGAGCTAGAGGATAGGTGCTCCCCTGCATTCTGCACCACTCCCTCTGACATTGAGCTCAACACCTCCCCCTCACCTAACTCAGCCGAGCAGCACAACACTATCTTCAGTTTCCAGACAAAGTTGAAATCATCATCCAGCACAGCAGCAAAGCTTCCCAATGGGCCAACCTCTCCCACACGGCGACCAGCCAACCCCAAGCGTGCTCGTTTACCCCAGCTGAAGCGTCTGCAGTCAGAGCCGTGGGGGCTGATCGCTCCCTCCGTCCTGGCTGCAGCCCACGAGGAGAGTAAGAGAGCCACCTCTGAGGAGGTTGTCACAGGCGTCAATGGACTTGCTCTGTCCAAGAGATCGACTATGTCTCGACAAAACAGTGTGGATGGCAAGGATGTGTTGTTCCCACAAATGTCATCCTCATTGTCTGTCCCTCTAACTTCCAAATCGGCCTATGAGAGGTCTCTGTGTCAGCACCAGCCCCTGGCCCGGCGTAGCACCGTCCCTGCAGACcaggacagtagcagcaacagtgTGCCAGCTAGCTTGAGAGACCCGGTCTACAGGAGACGGCTGGGCACTGACCACTATGACTCAGACTCCCAGCTGTACTCAGACTCTGGCATGCTGGACTCTCCTAAGGTTCCTCTAGAGAGGAGGAAACTCAACACATCTCCATTAGCCATGCTGACCAGCTCCAGGGAGTCCCTAGACAGCAATGCCAGCACGTCATCACCTAGCACAGCACGTCGCCGCGCACCAGGCCTCTTGGAGAGGCGAGGCTCGGGGACTCTGCTGCTGGACTACATTTCCCATACCCGGCCTGGCCATCTACCCCCACTGAACGTCAACCCCAACCCTCCTATCCCAGACATCGGAGCCAGCAGCAAGCCCTCATCCCCTCTTGCCTCAGGTTTTATATCAATAGCTCCAGTAGCACCAAACTCACCAAAGAGAGGCCAGCTCAAGTCAAAAAAAAAACTTGTAAGGAGGCACTCTATGCAAGTGGAGCAAATGAAGCAGCTCTCTGCTTTTGAGGAGCTGTAG